Within Thermodesulfobacteriota bacterium, the genomic segment ATCGCGGTAGCCGAGGAACTACATTTCGGTCGAGCGGCACGGCGGTTGCACGTAGAGCAATCCCCTCTGTCGCGCACAATTCAAAGGTTAGAAATGGACTTAGGCGTGGCCTTGTTGGAGCGCACGCCGCATGGTGTTCGTCTGACCCCTGCCGGGCAAGTATTCTTGTTGGATGCCCAACGTGTCCTGCTCACTCTCGATCAGGCGCAGACTAACGTGCGAGCGGCCGCCGCCGGCCATCGGAACATCTTTCG encodes:
- a CDS encoding LysR family transcriptional regulator — translated: MNLRHLRSFIAVAEELHFGRAARRLHVEQSPLSRTIQRLEMDLGVALLERTPHGVRLTPAGQVFLLDAQRVLLTLDQAQTNVRAAAAGHRNIFRVALSGHIGKSRLPALLALSRKEAPEVTVRLFETTGAQLMLGLSSGLYDVGLTLADDGDAGFIATPLWE